From Sphingomonas bisphenolicum, one genomic window encodes:
- a CDS encoding protein-disulfide reductase DsbD family protein, protein MRIFQVIFMTFALLAGLSVAQVPAAQAQGAFGGGPAHIAATLAAESVAPKAGEGTTIAFAMTPEKGWHGYWENPGDAGLGMTVDWTLPAGVTVGTLRYPVPETLLISGLMNHVYEGPYGVLATLKVAAGLAPGTRLPVRAKAQWLACTDKVCVPESGDLTLDLVVGDGTVSAADRTRFDGWRTHLPRPLGSEASYAVQDGKLRLSVPFPASAQASDIHLFPLAEGLARYAASQTVTREGDRLLIETDAAEGGKGGTVQAVLRTGDHVGFLLTAKPGQVAGASGGGQGRAILAALGGALLGGLLLNIMPCVFPILGLKAMKLAKAGGDERTVRREALAYTLGVILTCLALGGALLLLRAAGGAVGWAFQLQDPRIILALLLLVTGIAFNLAGLFDLSAYGGGEALAGKGGVVGSFWTGALVAFVATPCTGPFMAAAMGAALLLPLAAALAIFAGLGLGLALPFLLLAYIPALRKGLPKPGGWMGRFQKILAIPMFLTALGLAWLLGQQRGVSGMTIGLGAALLLALLLWWLGGRQRLGKGGGWIAALAGLALLAGAAYALPTSAPTAIEKGDSTVHFDVAKLAELRAANKPVFLYFTADWCLTCKANEAAAIDRAETRAAFDRAGVTVMVGDWTNADPAITRFLEAQGRSGVPLYLFYAPGKEAQTLPQLLTPATLAGLVR, encoded by the coding sequence ATGCGCATTTTTCAAGTCATATTCATGACGTTTGCCCTGCTGGCAGGCCTGTCCGTCGCGCAGGTGCCCGCGGCACAGGCGCAAGGCGCGTTCGGCGGCGGGCCGGCGCATATCGCCGCCACGCTGGCGGCGGAAAGCGTTGCGCCCAAGGCCGGCGAGGGCACGACCATCGCCTTCGCCATGACGCCGGAAAAGGGCTGGCACGGCTATTGGGAAAATCCCGGCGATGCGGGTCTGGGCATGACCGTCGACTGGACCCTGCCCGCCGGCGTCACCGTCGGCACGCTGCGCTATCCGGTGCCGGAAACGCTGCTGATCTCCGGCCTGATGAACCATGTCTATGAAGGCCCCTATGGCGTGCTGGCGACGCTGAAGGTCGCAGCGGGCCTTGCGCCCGGCACCCGCCTGCCGGTGCGGGCGAAGGCGCAATGGCTAGCTTGCACCGACAAGGTCTGCGTGCCCGAAAGCGGCGATCTGACGCTGGATCTGGTCGTAGGCGACGGCACCGTGTCGGCGGCCGATCGGACCCGCTTCGATGGATGGCGGACCCATCTGCCCCGGCCGCTGGGTTCGGAAGCAAGCTATGCGGTACAGGACGGCAAGCTGCGCCTGTCGGTGCCGTTTCCGGCCAGCGCGCAGGCCAGCGACATCCACCTCTTTCCGCTGGCCGAGGGGCTGGCCCGCTACGCCGCGTCGCAAACGGTAACGCGGGAGGGCGACAGGCTGCTGATCGAGACGGACGCGGCCGAGGGTGGCAAGGGCGGCACGGTTCAGGCGGTATTGCGGACCGGCGACCATGTCGGTTTCCTGCTGACGGCGAAACCCGGACAGGTCGCCGGTGCATCCGGCGGCGGGCAAGGACGCGCGATCCTCGCCGCGCTGGGGGGCGCGCTGCTGGGCGGGCTGCTGCTCAACATCATGCCATGCGTCTTCCCGATCCTGGGCCTTAAGGCGATGAAGCTGGCGAAAGCGGGTGGTGACGAGCGCACCGTCCGGCGCGAGGCTCTGGCTTATACGCTGGGGGTCATCCTGACCTGTCTGGCGCTGGGCGGCGCGCTGCTGCTGTTGCGCGCAGCGGGCGGGGCGGTCGGCTGGGCGTTCCAGTTGCAAGACCCGCGCATCATATTGGCGCTGCTGCTGCTGGTGACCGGTATTGCCTTCAATCTCGCGGGGCTCTTCGATCTCAGTGCCTATGGCGGCGGCGAGGCACTGGCGGGCAAGGGCGGTGTTGTCGGCTCCTTCTGGACCGGGGCGCTGGTCGCCTTCGTCGCGACACCTTGCACCGGACCGTTCATGGCGGCGGCGATGGGCGCGGCGCTGCTGCTGCCCCTGGCGGCTGCGCTGGCGATATTCGCCGGGCTGGGGCTGGGGCTGGCGCTGCCCTTTCTGCTGCTCGCTTATATTCCAGCGCTTCGCAAAGGATTGCCGAAGCCCGGCGGCTGGATGGGCCGTTTCCAGAAGATCCTCGCCATCCCGATGTTCCTGACCGCGCTCGGCCTCGCCTGGCTGCTCGGCCAGCAGCGCGGCGTGTCGGGCATGACGATCGGGCTGGGCGCGGCGCTGCTGCTGGCGCTGCTGCTCTGGTGGCTGGGGGGTCGCCAGCGCCTGGGCAAGGGCGGCGGCTGGATCGCGGCGCTTGCCGGGTTGGCGCTGCTCGCAGGCGCCGCTTACGCGCTCCCGACCAGCGCGCCGACGGCTATCGAAAAAGGCGATTCAACTGTCCATTTCGATGTCGCAAAACTCGCTGAACTGCGCGCCGCGAACAAGCCGGTCTTCCTCTATTTTACCGCCGACTGGTGCCTGACCTGCAAGGCGAATGAGGCCGCCGCCATCGACCGCGCCGAAACCCGCGCCGCCTTTGACAGGGCCGGCGTCACCGTCATGGTCGGCGACTGGACCAATGCCGATCCCGCCATCACCCGCTTCCTCGAAGCGCAGGGCCGGTCGGGCGTCCCGCTCTATCTCTTCTACGCGCCGGGCAAGGAAGCGCAGACCCTGCCGCAACTCCTCACCCCCGCCACTCTTGCCGGACTGGTGCGCTGA
- a CDS encoding alkaline phosphatase family protein: MLKRVAAALLLATALAPVAPVVAQSPAPAAAATMPTIPPKLIVAISVDQFSADLFSEYRQYYSGGLKRLTSEGAVFPRGYQSHAATETCPGHSTILTGSRPSRTGIIANNWFDLSTQREDKNVYCAEDETQPGSSSDKYEASPLHLKVPTLGGRMKIANPATRVVSVAGKDRAAIMMGGATADQVWWLGGPQGYVSYKGIATPPLVAKVNAAMAQRLAQPNPGFELPPQCVSKDFPVQAGDRTVGTGRFARAAGDYKSFRISPEQDAMTLAFAAAAIETMALGKQAQTDIISIGLSATDYVGHTYGTEGTESCIQVDRLDHELGAFFDRLDKDGIDYVVVLTADHGGHDLPERHRLNAMPMEQRVDMALTPKALNAAIADKAGLPGKKVLWGDGPSGDLYFDKGLTAAQRARVEAEALKLLRAHPQVQTVFTKAQIAATPSPSGPPESWSLIQEARASFYAERSGDLLLLLKPRVMSIPEQATMGAVATHGSPWDTDRRVPILFWRKGMQHFEQPLGVETVDILPSLAALIHLPVAKSEIDGRCLDLIAGDGDSCAGQ, from the coding sequence ATGTTGAAACGAGTCGCTGCCGCCCTGTTGCTCGCCACCGCCCTGGCCCCCGTCGCGCCGGTCGTGGCGCAAAGCCCTGCTCCGGCCGCCGCAGCAACCATGCCTACGATCCCTCCAAAGCTGATCGTCGCGATCAGCGTGGACCAATTCTCCGCCGACCTGTTCAGCGAATATCGCCAATATTATAGCGGCGGCCTCAAGCGCCTGACGAGCGAGGGCGCGGTGTTCCCGCGCGGCTATCAAAGCCATGCCGCGACCGAAACCTGCCCCGGCCACTCCACCATCCTGACCGGCAGCCGCCCGTCGCGCACCGGCATCATCGCCAACAACTGGTTCGACCTCAGCACCCAGCGCGAGGACAAGAATGTCTATTGCGCCGAGGACGAGACGCAGCCCGGCAGCAGCAGCGACAAATATGAAGCCTCCCCCCTGCATCTGAAGGTGCCGACGCTGGGGGGCCGGATGAAGATCGCCAACCCCGCCACCCGCGTCGTGTCGGTCGCGGGGAAGGATCGCGCGGCGATCATGATGGGCGGCGCGACCGCCGACCAGGTGTGGTGGCTGGGCGGGCCGCAGGGCTATGTCAGCTATAAGGGGATCGCCACCCCGCCGCTGGTGGCCAAGGTCAACGCGGCGATGGCGCAGCGGCTGGCCCAGCCCAATCCGGGCTTCGAACTGCCGCCCCAGTGCGTGTCGAAGGATTTCCCGGTGCAGGCGGGCGACAGGACCGTCGGCACCGGCCGCTTCGCGCGCGCGGCGGGCGATTATAAGAGCTTCCGCATTTCGCCGGAGCAGGATGCGATGACGCTGGCCTTCGCCGCGGCGGCGATCGAGACTATGGCGCTGGGCAAGCAGGCGCAGACCGACATCATCTCGATCGGCCTGTCGGCGACCGACTATGTCGGCCACACTTACGGCACCGAAGGCACCGAAAGCTGCATCCAGGTCGACCGGCTCGACCATGAACTGGGCGCCTTCTTCGATCGGCTGGACAAGGACGGCATCGACTATGTCGTGGTGCTGACCGCCGATCATGGCGGCCACGACCTGCCAGAGCGTCACCGCCTCAACGCCATGCCGATGGAACAGCGCGTCGACATGGCGCTGACGCCCAAGGCGCTGAACGCCGCCATTGCCGACAAGGCGGGCCTGCCCGGCAAGAAGGTGCTCTGGGGCGACGGCCCGTCAGGCGACCTCTATTTCGACAAGGGGCTGACCGCCGCCCAGCGCGCGCGCGTCGAGGCCGAAGCGCTCAAGCTGCTGCGCGCCCATCCCCAGGTCCAGACCGTCTTCACCAAGGCACAGATCGCCGCCACCCCTTCCCCGTCCGGCCCGCCGGAAAGCTGGAGCCTGATCCAGGAAGCGCGCGCCAGCTTCTATGCGGAGCGGTCGGGCGACCTGCTGCTGCTGCTGAAACCCCGCGTCATGTCGATCCCGGAGCAGGCGACCATGGGCGCGGTCGCGACCCATGGTTCGCCCTGGGATACGGACCGCCGCGTGCCGATCCTGTTCTGGCGCAAGGGGATGCAGCATTTCGAACAGCCGCTGGGGGTGGAGACGGTGGATATCCTCCCCAGCCTCGCCGCGCTGATCCATCTGCCGGTGGCGAAGAGCGAGATTGACGGACGTTGCCTGGATCTGATTGCGGGAGACGGGGATAGCTGCGCGGGGCAATAA
- a CDS encoding efflux RND transporter periplasmic adaptor subunit, translating to MRPILPVLLLALSLAACGGEKEKKPRAVPLVEVQSIAPTAFTDNLEAVGTALANEQVVLSAPVTERIEAINFSDGGYVAKGQVIARLAVGQERAELASAEATALQASQQLQRIQALKARGFATGATLEQQVALSNAARANAQLARASIGDRVIRAPFSGWVSLRTVSPGAIVTAGTAIATVSDISRIKLDFTIPETRLAMIREGMTIKAVSAAWPDRPFNGAIATIDPVIDPATRAVKVRAILPNPDKALKPGMLLTVSVLARQRQSLSVPELSVVGDGDERFVFVIEDRTAKRTKVSTGIRQNGRVEILDGLKPGQKIVTEGVVKLTDGVTARLPGDKSKDGPGKGAR from the coding sequence ATGCGTCCTATTCTCCCGGTCCTTCTGCTTGCCCTGTCCCTTGCCGCCTGTGGCGGAGAAAAGGAAAAGAAGCCGCGCGCCGTCCCGCTGGTGGAGGTGCAGTCCATCGCGCCCACCGCCTTCACCGACAATCTGGAGGCGGTCGGCACCGCGCTCGCCAATGAACAGGTGGTGCTGTCCGCGCCGGTGACCGAGCGGATCGAGGCGATCAACTTCTCTGATGGCGGCTATGTGGCCAAGGGTCAGGTGATCGCCCGGCTGGCGGTAGGGCAGGAACGGGCGGAACTTGCGTCGGCCGAGGCGACTGCGCTGCAAGCGAGTCAGCAACTCCAGCGCATCCAGGCGCTCAAAGCGCGCGGCTTCGCCACCGGCGCGACGCTGGAGCAGCAGGTTGCGCTATCCAATGCCGCCCGCGCCAATGCACAGCTGGCCCGCGCCTCGATCGGCGACCGGGTGATCCGTGCGCCCTTCTCCGGCTGGGTGTCCCTGCGCACCGTATCGCCCGGCGCGATCGTGACGGCCGGGACCGCCATTGCCACCGTCAGCGACATCAGCCGCATCAAGCTGGATTTCACCATTCCCGAAACCCGGTTGGCGATGATCCGCGAAGGCATGACGATCAAGGCGGTGTCCGCGGCCTGGCCCGACCGGCCGTTCAACGGCGCCATCGCCACCATCGATCCCGTCATCGACCCTGCCACTCGCGCGGTGAAGGTGCGGGCGATCCTGCCCAATCCCGACAAGGCGCTGAAGCCCGGCATGTTGCTGACCGTGAGCGTGCTCGCGCGCCAGCGCCAGTCGCTGTCGGTGCCTGAACTGTCGGTGGTGGGCGACGGCGACGAGCGTTTCGTCTTCGTGATCGAGGACCGCACCGCCAAACGGACCAAAGTAAGCACCGGCATTCGTCAGAATGGTCGGGTCGAGATACTGGACGGCTTGAAGCCAGGCCAGAAGATCGTGACCGAAGGCGTGGTCAAGCTGACCGACGGCGTCACCGCGCGCCTGCCCGGCGATAAGTCCAAGGATGGTCCCGGCAAGGGCGCCCGCTGA
- a CDS encoding accessory factor UbiK family protein, producing the protein MQSENRFFDDLAKLVNGAAGTVAGMGREFETNARERAKEWIGGMEFVSREEFDAVKAMAAAAREEVELLKARLDALEGKAGEPVTKTVKAAKPKPKGAD; encoded by the coding sequence ATGCAGAGCGAAAACCGCTTTTTCGACGATCTCGCCAAGCTGGTGAACGGCGCCGCCGGCACCGTGGCGGGCATGGGGCGCGAATTCGAAACCAACGCGCGCGAACGGGCGAAGGAATGGATCGGCGGCATGGAATTCGTGTCGCGCGAGGAATTCGACGCGGTCAAGGCGATGGCCGCCGCCGCGCGCGAGGAAGTCGAACTGCTCAAGGCGCGGCTCGACGCGCTGGAAGGCAAGGCCGGCGAACCGGTCACCAAGACCGTCAAGGCGGCCAAGCCCAAGCCGAAGGGTGCGGACTGA
- a CDS encoding TspO/MBR family protein, whose product MNEIASPGQLRLAYLRWALVTVPAIVFLGFLSGRLANSGYGNRWFDALEKPALMPPGWAFGVAWTILYVMMALAFAIVLHARGAKGRGGAIALFLAQLLLNLCWSPLFFRAHQVGSALALILIIFVLVAVTTALFWRIRRFAGVLLLPYLAWLAFASFLNYEIGRLNPDAATLVAPALRTQI is encoded by the coding sequence ATGAACGAGATTGCGTCCCCCGGTCAGTTGCGTCTTGCCTATCTACGCTGGGCGCTGGTCACGGTGCCTGCGATCGTTTTTCTGGGGTTCCTGTCGGGGCGTCTCGCCAATAGCGGCTATGGCAATCGCTGGTTCGATGCGCTGGAAAAGCCCGCGCTGATGCCGCCGGGCTGGGCGTTCGGCGTCGCCTGGACCATCCTCTACGTCATGATGGCGCTGGCTTTCGCGATCGTGCTGCACGCCCGCGGCGCGAAGGGGCGGGGCGGGGCGATCGCCCTGTTCCTGGCCCAGTTGCTGCTCAACCTCTGCTGGTCGCCACTTTTCTTTCGCGCGCATCAGGTCGGCAGCGCGCTGGCGCTGATCCTCATCATTTTCGTGCTGGTCGCCGTAACGACCGCGCTTTTCTGGCGTATTCGCCGTTTCGCCGGGGTGCTGTTGCTGCCCTATCTGGCGTGGCTGGCCTTCGCCTCCTTCCTCAACTATGAGATCGGCCGCCTGAACCCCGATGCGGCGACCCTTGTCGCCCCGGCGCTCAGAACCCAGATATGA
- a CDS encoding TlyA family RNA methyltransferase has product MAKVRADQLLVDSGLAESRARAQALILAGLVFLGDRKVDKAGQQVPEGTELDVRGRDHPWVSRGGIKLAHALEEFAIDVTGFVAIDVGSSTGGFTDVLLTKGAAKVYAVDSGTNQLAWKIRSDDRVVVHEQTSARILTDAHIPEPVDIIVCDASFISLAKVLEKPIGFAKPGAQMVALIKPQFEARREEVGKNGVIRDPAVHDRVCAEVQDWAVSQGWTVAGLTQSPITGPQGNVEFLLYARLGG; this is encoded by the coding sequence ATGGCCAAGGTGCGTGCCGACCAGCTGCTCGTCGACAGCGGCCTTGCCGAAAGTCGCGCGCGCGCGCAGGCGCTGATCCTGGCCGGCCTCGTCTTCCTGGGCGACCGCAAGGTCGATAAGGCCGGGCAGCAGGTGCCCGAAGGCACGGAACTGGACGTACGCGGTCGCGACCATCCCTGGGTGTCGCGCGGCGGCATCAAGCTGGCTCACGCCCTGGAGGAGTTTGCCATCGACGTCACCGGCTTCGTCGCCATCGACGTCGGCTCCTCGACCGGCGGCTTTACCGACGTATTGCTGACCAAGGGGGCGGCGAAGGTCTATGCGGTCGACAGCGGTACCAACCAGCTCGCCTGGAAGATCCGCTCCGACGATCGCGTCGTCGTTCACGAACAGACCAGCGCCCGCATCCTGACCGACGCGCATATCCCCGAACCGGTGGACATCATCGTCTGCGATGCCAGCTTCATCAGCCTGGCCAAGGTGCTGGAAAAGCCGATCGGCTTTGCGAAACCCGGCGCGCAGATGGTCGCCCTCATCAAGCCGCAGTTCGAAGCGCGGCGGGAGGAAGTGGGCAAGAATGGCGTGATCCGCGATCCCGCCGTCCACGACCGGGTCTGCGCCGAAGTGCAGGACTGGGCCGTGTCGCAGGGCTGGACTGTCGCGGGCCTGACGCAAAGCCCGATTACCGGGCCGCAGGGCAATGTCGAATTTCTTCTCTACGCGCGGCTTGGTGGATAA
- the epsC gene encoding serine O-acetyltransferase EpsC has protein sequence MADGQDDDRIVEGYWDIAALTAELGAARSRWRQAQQHHAEYGAEGFPSRDNLTRIMQSLCGALFPLRLGPSFVRLHNEDAYVAETLQTVLSRLYGQIRLELIYALKDEPAEAVDREAARIIAAFAQSLPTLRVLLDTDVDAAFLGDPAARSVDEVLICYPSMLAIIHHRLAHRLHRLGAPLVARIMSEIAHGKTGIDIHPGATIGQSFFIDHGTGVVIGETAIVGDRVRLYQGVTLGARSFPADGKGALEKALPRHPIIEDDVVVYAGATILGRIIVGSRSVIGGNVWLTDSVPADSHVRQAKAHYEVTSRVEVSAPHRVHAMLESTDGVGENI, from the coding sequence ATGGCAGACGGACAGGACGATGATCGGATCGTCGAAGGCTATTGGGACATTGCGGCGCTGACGGCGGAACTGGGCGCCGCGCGCAGCCGGTGGCGGCAGGCGCAGCAGCATCATGCCGAATATGGCGCCGAAGGCTTCCCGTCGCGCGATAATCTCACCAGGATCATGCAGTCGCTATGCGGCGCGCTGTTCCCCCTGCGCCTCGGCCCGAGCTTCGTGCGTCTGCATAATGAGGACGCCTATGTCGCCGAAACGCTGCAGACGGTGCTCAGCCGCCTCTACGGCCAGATCCGGCTCGAACTCATCTACGCGCTGAAGGACGAGCCGGCGGAAGCGGTCGATCGCGAAGCGGCGCGCATCATCGCGGCCTTCGCCCAGAGCCTCCCGACGCTGCGCGTGCTGCTCGACACCGATGTCGATGCCGCCTTCCTGGGCGATCCCGCCGCGCGCAGCGTGGACGAGGTGCTGATCTGCTATCCGTCCATGCTGGCGATCATCCATCATCGGCTGGCGCATCGCCTGCATCGACTGGGCGCGCCGCTGGTGGCGCGCATCATGTCGGAAATCGCCCATGGCAAGACCGGGATCGACATCCATCCCGGCGCGACCATCGGCCAGTCCTTCTTCATCGATCACGGCACCGGCGTCGTGATCGGCGAAACCGCGATCGTGGGCGATCGGGTGCGCCTCTATCAGGGCGTGACGCTGGGTGCGCGCAGCTTTCCGGCGGACGGGAAGGGCGCGCTGGAAAAGGCGTTGCCGCGCCATCCGATCATCGAGGATGATGTGGTCGTCTATGCCGGGGCGACGATCCTGGGCCGGATCATCGTCGGCAGCCGTTCCGTCATCGGCGGCAATGTCTGGCTGACCGACAGCGTGCCGGCCGACAGCCATGTGCGCCAGGCCAAGGCGCACTATGAGGTGACCAGCCGGGTCGAAGTCTCCGCCCCGCACCGCGTCCACGCCATGCTGGAAAGCACGGACGGGGTGGGCGAGAATATCTAG
- a CDS encoding efflux RND transporter permease subunit, which produces MQLSDLSVRRPVFAAVVAVLLCIIGIVGYLSLSVREYPDTDPPIVSVETTYTGAAASVVETRITQLIEDGVAGVQGIQTITSTSQDGRSDINIEFDPSRDIDSAANDVRDRVGSVVEDLPEDALAPEIRKVDSDARSILFLAFSRPGWSSIQISDYLDRNVADRFSAIDGVARVTIGGEARPSTRIWFNAEKLAAFGLTPADVEAALRSQNVELPAGRFESQDQNQTLRVERPFATPDQFAQLVVGRGTDGYQVKLGDVARIEEGAENPYSSFRSNQGTAIGLGIIRQSGANTLEVAQKAKALIKELQPTLPQGMRVAIGTDESLFIERAIANVYDTLIEAALLVILVIFLFLGSVRATIVPAVTVPICLLATCAVMWLLGLSINLLTLLAFVLAIGLVVDDAIVVLENVYHRIEQGEDPLVAAYLGTRQVGFAIISTTLVVCAVFVPVMFLAGQTGLLFRELAIAMIAAIAFSGFISLSLAPMLCSKLLKTAERGRMARWIDDRFQRLEHGYARWLDGAIRKPLLPLLGVLLFLGVAGFFFTRLPSELAPAEDTGVVEAQISAPEGTGFARMMAYMKKIEDDLAFLRKDGTLQNLVIRTPAGFGSTDDFNGGNVIAFLRPWEDRTITTAEVATIVNRVIADQPGVRGNAAPRSGLGRGRGLPVNIVLAGSTYEGLVAARDRIMAAAADYPGLINVDSDYKETKPQMRIEANLARAGDLGVSVNDVSQALQSLLGSRRVGTYVDRGEEYRVLVQAEEDGRRTVADLERINVRSRTGALVPLSALVTVREVAGPRQLNRYNKLRAITLTAALAPGTSLGQGLAFLEDQARQSPEVLAIGYRGESQSLRETGGSIWLVFGLTILIVYLLLAAQFESFIHPGVIIATVPLAVAGGALGLAITGGSINLYSQIGIVMLVGLAAKNGILIVEFANQLRDEGLEIAEAIREAAKRRLRPILMTSIATVIGAVPLVIRGGAGAAARHSIGTVVVFGVSLATLITLFLIPIFYSRVAKRTVSPQTVGRKLDSVLKDSPDPAE; this is translated from the coding sequence ATGCAGCTATCCGATCTTTCGGTCCGCCGCCCGGTCTTTGCCGCGGTCGTCGCGGTGCTGCTGTGCATCATCGGCATCGTCGGCTATCTCAGCCTGTCGGTGCGCGAATATCCCGATACCGACCCGCCGATCGTATCGGTCGAAACTACCTATACCGGCGCCGCCGCGTCGGTAGTGGAAACCCGTATCACCCAGCTGATCGAAGATGGCGTGGCGGGGGTGCAGGGCATCCAGACCATCACGTCGACGTCGCAGGACGGTCGGTCGGACATCAATATCGAATTCGATCCGTCGCGCGATATCGACAGCGCCGCCAATGACGTGCGCGACCGGGTGGGGTCGGTGGTGGAGGATTTGCCGGAAGATGCGCTGGCGCCTGAAATCCGCAAGGTCGATTCCGACGCCCGCTCCATCCTGTTCCTCGCCTTTTCCCGTCCCGGTTGGTCGTCGATCCAGATCAGCGACTATCTCGATCGCAACGTTGCCGACCGCTTTTCCGCCATCGATGGCGTCGCGCGCGTCACCATCGGCGGCGAGGCGAGGCCCTCGACCCGCATCTGGTTCAACGCCGAAAAGCTGGCGGCCTTCGGCCTGACTCCGGCCGATGTCGAAGCCGCGCTGCGCAGCCAGAATGTCGAACTGCCCGCCGGCAGGTTCGAATCGCAGGACCAGAACCAGACCCTGCGCGTCGAACGCCCCTTCGCCACGCCGGACCAGTTCGCGCAGCTCGTCGTCGGCCGCGGCACGGACGGCTATCAGGTGAAGCTGGGCGACGTCGCCCGGATCGAGGAAGGCGCGGAAAACCCCTATAGCAGTTTCCGTTCCAATCAGGGGACCGCGATCGGCCTTGGCATCATCCGCCAGTCGGGCGCGAACACGCTGGAGGTCGCGCAAAAGGCCAAGGCGCTGATCAAGGAATTGCAGCCTACCCTGCCGCAGGGGATGCGTGTCGCCATCGGCACCGACGAATCCCTGTTCATCGAGCGCGCCATCGCCAATGTCTATGACACGCTGATCGAGGCGGCCTTGCTGGTCATCCTCGTCATCTTCCTGTTCCTGGGGTCGGTGCGTGCGACGATCGTGCCCGCCGTTACCGTGCCGATCTGCCTGCTCGCGACCTGCGCGGTAATGTGGCTGCTGGGCCTGTCGATCAACCTGCTGACCCTGCTCGCCTTCGTGCTCGCCATCGGCCTGGTGGTCGACGACGCCATCGTCGTGCTGGAAAATGTCTATCACCGCATCGAACAGGGGGAAGATCCGCTGGTCGCCGCCTATCTCGGCACGCGGCAGGTCGGCTTCGCCATCATCTCGACCACGCTCGTCGTGTGCGCGGTTTTCGTGCCCGTCATGTTTCTGGCCGGCCAGACCGGCCTGCTGTTCCGCGAACTCGCTATTGCGATGATCGCGGCGATCGCCTTTTCCGGGTTCATCTCCCTGAGCCTCGCGCCGATGCTCTGCTCCAAGCTGCTCAAGACCGCCGAGCGCGGTCGAATGGCGCGCTGGATCGACGATCGTTTCCAGCGACTGGAACATGGCTATGCCCGCTGGCTGGACGGCGCGATCAGGAAGCCGCTGTTGCCGCTGCTGGGCGTGCTGCTGTTCCTGGGCGTCGCCGGCTTCTTCTTCACCCGCCTGCCGAGCGAACTGGCCCCTGCCGAAGACACAGGCGTGGTCGAAGCGCAGATCAGCGCGCCCGAAGGCACCGGCTTTGCCCGGATGATGGCCTATATGAAGAAGATCGAGGACGACCTCGCCTTCCTGCGCAAGGATGGAACGCTCCAGAATCTGGTGATCCGCACACCGGCCGGTTTCGGTTCGACAGACGATTTCAACGGCGGCAACGTCATCGCCTTCCTGCGGCCATGGGAAGATCGCACCATCACCACGGCCGAAGTCGCGACCATCGTCAACAGGGTGATCGCCGATCAGCCCGGCGTGCGCGGCAATGCGGCGCCGCGATCGGGACTGGGGCGCGGTCGCGGCCTCCCGGTCAATATCGTGCTGGCGGGTTCCACCTATGAAGGGCTGGTCGCCGCGCGCGACCGGATCATGGCGGCAGCCGCCGACTATCCCGGTCTCATCAACGTCGACAGCGATTATAAGGAAACCAAGCCGCAGATGCGGATCGAGGCCAATCTGGCCCGTGCGGGCGATCTGGGCGTATCGGTCAACGACGTCAGCCAGGCGTTGCAGAGCCTGCTCGGTTCGCGCCGCGTCGGCACCTATGTCGATCGCGGCGAGGAATATCGCGTACTCGTGCAGGCGGAGGAGGATGGCCGCCGGACTGTGGCGGATCTGGAGCGGATCAATGTCCGTTCGCGCACCGGCGCGCTGGTGCCATTGTCCGCGCTGGTCACCGTGCGGGAAGTCGCCGGGCCGCGCCAGCTCAATCGCTACAACAAGCTGCGCGCCATCACCCTGACCGCCGCGCTGGCGCCGGGCACGTCGCTGGGTCAGGGCCTTGCCTTTCTGGAGGATCAGGCGCGCCAGTCGCCCGAAGTGCTGGCCATCGGCTATCGCGGCGAGAGCCAGTCGCTGCGCGAAACCGGCGGGTCGATCTGGCTGGTCTTCGGTCTCACCATCCTGATCGTCTATCTGCTGCTCGCCGCCCAGTTCGAAAGCTTCATCCATCCCGGCGTCATCATCGCCACCGTGCCGCTGGCGGTGGCGGGCGGCGCGCTGGGGCTGGCGATCACTGGCGGGTCGATCAACCTCTACAGCCAGATCGGCATCGTCATGCTGGTGGGTCTGGCGGCCAAGAACGGCATCCTGATCGTCGAGTTCGCCAACCAGTTGCGCGACGAAGGGCTGGAGATAGCCGAGGCGATCCGCGAAGCCGCCAAGCGCCGCCTGCGGCCGATCCTGATGACCTCCATCGCGACCGTGATCGGGGCGGTGCCGCTGGTCATTCGCGGCGGGGCGGGGGCGGCGGCACGCCATTCGATCGGCACGGTCGTGGTGTTCGGCGTCAGCCTGGCGACGCTTATCACGCTGTTCCTGATCCCGATCTTCTATTCCCGCGTTGCCAAGCGGACAGTTTCTCCGCAAACCGTTGGCCGCAAGCTGGATTCGGTGCTCAAGGATTCGCCCGATCCCGCCGAATGA